Proteins encoded in a region of the Eulemur rufifrons isolate Redbay chromosome 15, OSU_ERuf_1, whole genome shotgun sequence genome:
- the SMIM28 gene encoding small integral membrane protein 28 — MRGLLGSSWRKFGHAGRGTHEWLTSEPSLPLLETQLQGTQRLSSSREDVEPFLCTLLPATLLLFLAFLLLFLYRRCKSPRPQDQVFSVDLPERPPAGEVTDFLPSFPWGSEQDVPYSPLPPLSGCLPPSYEEATRNPVGEEALDTVLHNEGASPGPNEQT; from the exons ATGCGGGGACTGCTGGGCAGCAGCTGGAGGAAGTTTGGCCATGCTGGCAGGGGGACACACGAGTGGTTAACAAGCGAACCCAGCCTGCCTCTCTTGGAGACCCAGCTGCAG GGCACCCAGAGGCTAAGTTCCTCCCGCGAGGACGTGGAGCCCTTCCTGTGCACGCTCCTTCCAGCCACCCTCCTGCTCTTCCTGGCCTTTCTGCTGCTGTTCTTGTACCGCCGCTGCAAGTCCCCGCGGCCCCAGGACCAGGTTTTCAGCGTGGACCTCCCGGAGCGCCCGCCCGCAGGGGAGGTGACTGACTTCCTGCCCAGCTTCCCCTGGGGCAGCGAGCAGGACGTCCCCTACTCCCCCCTGCCGCCCCTCTCTGGGTGCTTACCGCCCTCCTATGAGGAGGCCACCAGGAACCCTGTAGGGGAAGAGGCCCTGGATACAGTCCTTCACAATGAGGGGGCCTCACCTGGACCAAATGAGCAAACATAA
- the HEBP2 gene encoding heme-binding protein 2 isoform X2 has translation MAEVLQPDPGTAEAQAVETPGWKAPEDAGPQPGSYEIRHYGPAKWVSTSVESMDWDSAIQTGFTKLNSYIQGKNEKEMKIKMTAPVTSYVEPGSGPFSLSMDSLVPKRIKNNF, from the exons ATGGCCGAGGTGCTCCAGCCAGACCCAGGGACGGCCGAGGCCCAGGCCGTGGAGACGCCGGGCTGGAAGGCCCCGGAGGACGCGGGTCCCCAG CCCGGAAGTTACGAGATCCGACACTATGGACCAGCCAAGTGGGTCAGCACTTCCGTTGAGTCTATGGACTGGGATTCAGCCATCCAGACTGGCTTTACAAAGCTGAACAGCTACATCCAAGGCAAAAACGAGAAAG agatgaaaataaagatgacagCTCCAGTGACAAGCTATGTGGAACCCGGTTCAGGTCCTTTTA GTCTTTCGATGGATTCTCTAGTGCCCAAAAGAATCAAGAACAACTTCTGA
- the HEBP2 gene encoding heme-binding protein 2 isoform X1 — protein sequence MAEVLQPDPGTAEAQAVETPGWKAPEDAGPQPGSYEIRHYGPAKWVSTSVESMDWDSAIQTGFTKLNSYIQGKNEKEMKIKMTAPVTSYVEPGSGPFSESTITISLYIPSEQQFDPPRPSESDVFIEDRAEMTVFVRSFDGFSSAQKNQEQLLTLASILREDGKVFDEKVYYTAGYNSPFKLLNRNNEVWLIQKNEPSKENE from the exons ATGGCCGAGGTGCTCCAGCCAGACCCAGGGACGGCCGAGGCCCAGGCCGTGGAGACGCCGGGCTGGAAGGCCCCGGAGGACGCGGGTCCCCAG CCCGGAAGTTACGAGATCCGACACTATGGACCAGCCAAGTGGGTCAGCACTTCCGTTGAGTCTATGGACTGGGATTCAGCCATCCAGACTGGCTTTACAAAGCTGAACAGCTACATCCAAGGCAAAAACGAGAAAG agatgaaaataaagatgacagCTCCAGTGACAAGCTATGTGGAACCCGGTTCAGGTCCTTTTAGTGAGTCTACCATTACCATTTCCCTGTATATCCCCTCTGAGCAGCAATTTGATCCGCCCAGGCCTTCAGAGTCAGATGTCTTCATTGAAGACAGAGCCGAAATGACTGTGTTTGTACG GTCTTTCGATGGATTCTCTAGTGCCCAAAAGAATCAAGAACAACTTCTGACCTTAGCAAGCATCTTGAGGGAAGACGGAAAAGTTTTTGATGAAAAGGTTTACTACACAGCAGGCTACAACAGCCCTTTCAAATTGCTTAATAGAAATAATGAAGTGTGGTTGATTCAGAAAAATGAACCCTCCAAAGAGAAtgagtga